The sequence GGCGGTTCCGTTGGAACGCGTGATCGCGGTCGCTCGCGAGGTGCGTCCTGAGTTCCGCGCCGGCAATTGGGGGATTCGCGAACAGCAACGCCGCACCGACTTAGCCCGGGCCGAGGCGATTCCCGATCTGACGCTCAGCCCGCGCTACAACGAAGCCTTCAACGACGATAACGACAACCTCGGCGCCCGTTTCGCGACGGATTTGTTGCTCTGGAACTTCAACCAGGGCGAAATCGCCGCTGGTCTGGCCTCCACCCGCCAAGCCAGGGCCGATCTGAGGTTGTCGGAATCGACCACTTTGGGGGAGGTCGCCCGGGCCTACGCTCTGCTGGCCCCGATGGAACGGCAACTGATTTACTACGACGAGCAAGTCGCGCCCTCGATGCAGGCGTCGATCGCCAGCATCGAGCAGGCTTTCGAGGTACAGGCCATCGACGCGGCGGAACTCTCTCAGCAACTCAGCCGACTAGCCAAGCTGCGGCGCGCCCATCTGGAACTGCGGTATCTGCATCATCAAACCCGCATGCAGCTCGAGATCCTGCTGAAACGCCCGCTGAGTGCCTTGGCGACCGAACAAATCGGGCCGGGACGACCGGCCGGCGAGTTTCCCTCGGCTGCGTTACTGCCGAAATAGGCGGCGGACCGCTTTCTCCCGCACATTGGCGAAAATGGGCGGCCATTTTTGGTCGGTCCGCACAACTCGGCGGCCGCTGCGGGGTTAAAAGTATGCTCGGCGGGTCCAGGTGGTCGAATTCCTAAGAGGACGGCCCCGAGTTCACGAGCCGAGGCTGAATAGGGACCGAATCGACCGCAAATGCCCGGTATCGCAATTGTTTTACGGTCTGCCGCCACTTAGAATCGTTAGGTTACGAATCAATTCCCGCCCGTTCCTGCCATCCGCCACTCGGCACGGAGTTGTTCACGATGAGCCTGGTCGTTAAAGAGTCCGAATCCACACCGGCTGCCACGGTGAAAGAAGTTTCGCGTCGCCCGTCCGAAAACTTCTCGGCGCCGAAAAAGCGCGGCGGCAGCAAAGTGCTGGTGCGCTTGGTCACGTTGGTCGTGGTCCTGGGCGCCGGACTCGGCGCGATTGTGGCGATCGCCAAGATGGGCGACAGTGCTGAACGCGTCATCGTCACCAGCCCGGTGACGAAGAGCGATCTCGTGATTACTGTCACCGAGGACGGCACGCTGGAAAGCGCCGCCAACGTGGAGATGAAGTGCGAAGTGGAAGGCGGCTCCACGATTCTGGAGATCATCCCCGACGGCACGATGGTCACCAAGGGAACGCGTTTGGCACTGTTGGATTCCTCGACGATCGAAGAGAACTTCAACGCGCAGAAGAACGTGGTCGGCAAGGCCGAGGCCACGAAGATCGCTTCCGGCAACACGCTGGACGCCGCGAAGATCGCCGTACAGGAATACCTCGAAGGCACGTACGTCCAGGCGCTGCAAACGGCGGAATCGAATATCGTCATTGCCCAGCAGAATTTGGCCGCCGCCGAGAACATCGCGACGCATTCCGAAAAGATGCTCCGCAAAGGTTACACGACGCCGTTGCAGCATCAGTCGAACGTCTACTCGGTGCAGAAGGCGAAGCTCGACCTGGAGTTGCAGAAGACCACCAAGATGGTGCTCGAAAAGTTCACCAAGGCCAAGACACTCGAAGACCTGGAAAGCGCTCGCGACTCCGCCGAAGCGCAGTACAAGTCCGACCTAGGCACGTACGAACTCGAAGCCGCGAAGCTGAAGCGGCTGGAAAACAACCTCAAGAAGTGCGAGATCATCGCGCCGCAAGACGGCATGGTGGTGTATGCCAATGATCTGAGCGGCGGCGGTCGTGGCGGGCAGCAGACGCCGAAGATCGAACAAGGCGCGGCGATCAAGCAGTATCAAGCGGTAATCCGACTGCCGGATTTGACAAAGATGCAAGTCAAAACGCTCGTGCATGAATCGAAGATCGAGCAGCTCCGCTCCGGGCAACGGGCCCGCATTAAGGTTCAGGGTCGCGAAGTGCAAGGCTCGTTGACACAAGTCGGCAGCCAGCCCGAAGCGGGGAACTTCTTCGGCGGCGCCGGCACCAAGGAATATGCCGCGTATGTGCGCGTCGACGGTACTGCCGAGGGACTCAAGCCAGGCATGACCGCCGACGTCACCATCTTGATCGGCGAACACAAAGGCGTGCTTGCGGTGCCCGTGCAATGCGTTGTTGCCAAGGGTCGCAAAGCGTTCGCCTGGGTCAAAAGCGGCCAGACCGTGGAGCAACGCGAACTGGTTCTCGGCGCGACAAACGACACGCTGATCGAGATTAAGGACGGGTTGAGCGATGGAGATCTCGTGCTGCAAACGCCGCGCTCGGATGTCCCAGAATCCCGCACCGACTCGGACGATCAAGAAAAA is a genomic window of Planctomycetia bacterium containing:
- a CDS encoding HlyD family efflux transporter periplasmic adaptor subunit produces the protein MSLVVKESESTPAATVKEVSRRPSENFSAPKKRGGSKVLVRLVTLVVVLGAGLGAIVAIAKMGDSAERVIVTSPVTKSDLVITVTEDGTLESAANVEMKCEVEGGSTILEIIPDGTMVTKGTRLALLDSSTIEENFNAQKNVVGKAEATKIASGNTLDAAKIAVQEYLEGTYVQALQTAESNIVIAQQNLAAAENIATHSEKMLRKGYTTPLQHQSNVYSVQKAKLDLELQKTTKMVLEKFTKAKTLEDLESARDSAEAQYKSDLGTYELEAAKLKRLENNLKKCEIIAPQDGMVVYANDLSGGGRGGQQTPKIEQGAAIKQYQAVIRLPDLTKMQVKTLVHESKIEQLRSGQRARIKVQGREVQGSLTQVGSQPEAGNFFGGAGTKEYAAYVRVDGTAEGLKPGMTADVTILIGEHKGVLAVPVQCVVAKGRKAFAWVKSGQTVEQRELVLGATNDTLIEIKDGLSDGDLVLQTPRSDVPESRTDSDDQEKVDVEKSFGASKANVSEATAPSGPGGPGGAPAGGPGMQGGPGNGPPGEGGPGGGRRGGGGRRRMPSFKEMDKDSDGKVSKEEFPQEMIRMFDFIDTNQDGFFDQEESKAAEERRKQMEQQGGFGGGGGFGGPGGPPQ